Below is a window of Defluviimonas sp. SAOS-178_SWC DNA.
GATTTCGCGCTCGACGCCTTCCGGGGCGCGGGCAAGGCGGTGGGGGCGATCTGATGCGCAACGACATGAAGGCACTGGCGAAGACGAAACCCGAAGTCGGCCTCTGGATGGAGCACCGCCCGGTGCCCGAGATCGGTCCGGACGATGTGCTGATCCGCATCCGAAAGACCGGCATCTGCGGCACCGATATCCATATCTGGAACTGGGATGAGTGGGCGGCACGGACCGTTCCGGTGGGGCTGGTGACGGGTCACGAATTCGCCGGCGAGATCGTGGAGATCGGCCGCAACGTCGAAGGGCTCAGCATCGGCCAGCGATGCTCCGGCGAGGGCCATCTGATCGGCAAACAGTCGCGGCAGTCGCGTGCCGGCAAGTTCCACCTCGACCCCGCCACGCGCGGGATCGGCGTGAACGAGCAGGGGGCTTTCGCCGAATACCTGAAACTGCCCGCCTTCAACGTGGTGCCCTTGCCCGATGAGATCGACGACGAGATCGGGGCTATCCTCGATCCCTTGGGCAATGCGGTGCACACGGCCCTGTCCTTCGATCTGGTGGGAGAGGACGTGCTGATCACCGGCGCCGGTCCCATTGGGATCATGGCGGCGGCCGTCGCGCGGCATGTCGGCGCCCGGCATGTCGTCATCACCGACGTCAATCAGGACCGGCTTGATCTTGCCGCGAAGGTCGCCGACGTCGTCCCGGTGAACGTCGCGAAGCAGGATCTCAAGGATGTCGAGGGCGTCCTGAAGATGAAGGAAGGCTTCGATGTCGGGATGGAGATGTCCGGCAATCAGGTGGCGCTCGACCAGATGGTCGAGAACCTCGTGATGGGCGGGCGCATCGCCATGCTCGGTATCCCGCCGGGCAAGTCGCCCGTCGACTGGTCTCGCATCGTCTTCAAGGCGATCACGATCAAGGGCGTCTATGGCCGGGAGATTTTCGAGACCTGGTACAAGATGATCGCGATGCTGGAAAACGGCCTCGATATCCGCCGGGTGATCACCCACCGCTTCCCCGTCGATCGCTTCGCCGACGGGTTCGAGGTGATGCGATCGGGCAAAAGCGGCAAGGTCGTGCTCGACTGGACATGATCGCCGCTTTCCCGGCGCGCGGCCCGTGCTAGGGTCGCGCCCGGAGCCATTGCGGAGTGCGCCTTGCCCGACGATCTTGCCCGCCACTTCCTCCTCAACCCCGGCGTCACCTTTCTCAATCACGGCTCTTACGGCGCCTGCCCGCGTCCGGTGATGGAGGCGTATCGAGATTGGCAGGAGCGGCTGGAGGCGCAGCCGGTCGCCTTCATGGACCCTGCCCATCTCACGGAGCGCTTTTCCGAAGTTCGCATTGCGCTAGGGGCGGAGATCGGAGCAGATCCCGACGATCTCGTTTGGGTCACGAACGCCACCGCCGGGCTCAACATCGTCGCCCGCTCGCTCGATCTCGGTCCGGGTGATGAGGTTCTGACGACGGATCACGAATATTCCGCGCTGACAAAGACCTGGGCTTTCGTGGCCGGACGGGCCGGGGCGGTGATCCGGCCGGTCCGGATTCCACTGCCCCTGACGGAAGAGGCGTTCGCCGACGCCTTGCGCAAAGCCATCACCGACCGCACGAAGGTGCTGTTTCTCAGCCACATAACCTCGCCCACGGCGCTGGTCTTTCCGATTGCGGGCATCGTCGCCGAGGCGCGCGCGCGGGGGATCGTGACCATCATCGACGGGGCGCATGCGCCGGGCCACATCCCGCTCGACGTGACTGCACTTGGCGCCGATTACTATGTCGGCAACTGCCACAAATGGCTGATGGCGCCAAAGGGCACCGCTTTCCTGCACTCCCGTCCGGCGATGCAGGCGTTGCTGGATCCCCGGGTGATCAGCCACGGCTGGACCGAGGCGGGAGAGTCGCCCGGACCGTTCGGCGGTTCGGCCTTCCTCGACCGGTTCCAGTTTCAGGGCACCCGCGATCCTTCGGCCTGGCTGGCGGTGCCCGCAGCCATCAGGTTCAGGAACGATCACGACTGGGGCGCGGTCTCTGCCCGGTGTGGGGCGCTGGCGCAGGAAATCGCCGCCGAGTTTGCCGGAATCACCGGCTTGCCCGCGCTGGCCGCACCAGAGGTTAGCGCGCCGCAAATGATCGCGATGCCGATCCCGGACTGCGATACCGAAAAGCTGCATCGCGACTTGCTCTCCCGCTACGGGATCGAGATTCCGGTCCTGCGCTGGGCCGGCCGATGTTTCGTGCGTCTTTCGATTCAAGGCTACAATCGGCCGGAGGATGGCAGAACGCTTCTCGCCGCCGTCCGCGACCTCCTCGATCTGCGCTGATCGGGGCAACGTCGGATCTGCTCAGACTTCCGAAGGCGCTCACACTCGTCGGGGCAATCATGATCGCCTTGCCGAACCCGGTTCTGTCGATCATGCAGATGCCTGAGGCATTCGGGCAGACCATCTCCGGGCTGGTCATCGCAGGAATGCTGCCTGTCCAGGTCCGGGGCGACCGGGCCGCCATTTGAAGGAGCGAGACATGTCGGAACATCCACTTCGGCTGAGTGCGGCGGATATCCTCCCTACCGATCCCACGGCGCGTCTTGTCGGTCGGGTCTGGTCGGCGGCGCGCGGCGGTCCCTGTCCGGTCCTCGTCCGCGATGGTGAAGTTCTCGACCTCTCGGATCTGTCACCGACAATGTCGGGCCTCTTGGACCGTGCCGATCTTTCCGGCGATCTTGGCGGCGCATTCCCGTCGCTCGGGCCTCTGGACGGCTATCTCGACGGTGGCGGCGATCGCGGCTCCCTCGGCCGGCTCCTTGCGCCATGCGATCTGCAGGCGATCAAGGCGGCGGGCGTCACCTTCGCGGGCTCGATGATCGAACGGGTGATCGAGGAGCGCGCGAAGGGAGAGGCGGGCCGCGCCGACGCGATCAGGGCCGAGCTTGCGGCGATCCTCGGTGGCAACCTCAAGGGCGTCGTTCCCGGGTCGGAGAAGGCGGCGGAGATCAAGGCACACCTGCAGAAGAACGGTATGTGGTCGCAATACCTTGAGGTCGGGATCGGCCCGGATGCCGAGGTCTTTACCAAGGGTCAACCGATGTCGGCGGTGGGATGCGGGGCCGATATCGGCGTTCACCGCGCCTCGGACTGGAACAACCCCGAACCCGAGGTGGTTCTGGCGGTCGATTCCACCGGCCGCATTCGGGGCGCCACGCTGGGCAACGATGTTAACCTGCGTGACGTCGAAGGTCGGTCGGCACTTCTGCTCGGCAAGGCCAAGGACAACAACGGCGCCGCCGCGATCGGCCCGTTCATCCGGCTCTTCGACGAGGCGTTCGGGCTTGCCCGGATATCGGAACTGCAACTCAGTCTGAACGTGACGGGCAACGACGGCTTCGCGCTGTCGGGTGCCTCGAACATGGCCGAAATCTCTCGTCAGCCGGCCGATATCGCGGCACAAACCTGCAACCGCAGCCATCAGTATCCAGACGGTTTCATGCTATTTCTCGGCACGATGTTCGCACCGACAAAGGACAGGGGCGGTGCCGGGCAGGGCTTCACGCACCACTACGGCGACCGGGTGGAGATCGCCTCCGACCCCCTCGGCAGGCTGATCAACATCGTCCGCCCCTGTGACGAGATCGAACCGTGGACCTTCGGGGCGCGGGCCCTGATGGAAAACCTCGCGGCAAGGGGGATGCTGGGACCGTGACCGACGGTCCCCGCCGCCTGTGCAGTTCGGACCGGCCATTCTCATCCTTGCAGACTTCATGAACGCCATCCGGGTGAATGCCGCGATCACTGATCGCCCCTCCCGTCGGAACCGCCTTGACCGGGATCATTGCCCCGTCGCGAAAAGGCGGTCAGCATCGGGGAGCAGCGCGACGGAGGATCGGGCATGACACCGGACAACGAGATACAGCGCGGACTTGCCGCCGCCGCGTTGCGGACCGTTTGTGATCCGGCCATCCTGCCGTTCCGCTCGACCGACGAACTGGAGGGGCTTGATTGCCTAGTCGGTCAGGACAGGGCGATGGATGCGATCCGGCTCGCGGTCCAGATCGCTCACTGCGATTTCAATCTGTTCGTTCTTGGTCCAAACGGCATGGGCCGCCACCGTGCCGTGCGCGACCTGTTGCAACGGCACGCCAAGTCGATGCCGGTTCCCGACGACTGGGCCTATGTCAACAACTTCGACGCACCCGACAAGCCGAAGGCGTTGCGATTGCCGCCGGGAACGGCGCAGAGGCTCAGAACCGCGATGCAAGGGCTGGTGGACGATCTTGCAGTCGAGATCCCGTCGCTTTTCGAATCCGAGGAATATCAGACCCAGCGCCGCGCGCTCGACGAGGAATACGGCGACCGCCAGGAAACCGCGATGGCCGATTTCGCCGACAAGGCGAAGGCAGAGAATGTCGCGCTGATGCGCACCCCGATGGGCTTCATGCTGGCGGCGATCCGGGACGGCAAGGTGGTCAAGACCGAGGACTACAACAAGCTGGACGAAGACGCGCAGAAGGAGATCGACGAAAAGATCGCCCGCCTGCAGGAGGACCTCGCAGAAGTCTTGCGCGATGCCCCGAAGCTCGACAGGGAATTGCGCGGCAAGGTCGAAGCGCTGCATGCCGAAATGGCTGAGCGCGCGGTTTCTGCACGGGTCAAGGACCTTGACGAGGGCTTCGCCGGGATCGAGGCCGTGCAAGACTTCCTTGCCGACGTGCGGAAGGACATGATCGCGAATGCCGAGATCTTCCTCGCTGCGCGGGCGGACGCCAACAGCGGCCCCTTCCCGGACGCGATCCGGAAGTACCACCGCGAGCCGCCGTTCGAGCGCTATGTCGTCAACGTGATGGTCTCGCGCGAGGAAACGAACGGAACCGGCGCCCCGCTTGTCATCGAGGAGCTTCCGACGCTCGATCATCTGGCAGGCCGGATCGAACATGCGTCGCAGATGGGGGCACTCATCACCAACTTCACGATGATCAAGCCGGGCGCGCTGCACCGGGCCAACGGCGGTTTTCTGGTGCTCGATGCGCGCCGCGTTTTCACCGAACCATACGCCTGGGACGCCCTCACACGCTGCCTCAAAAGCCGGTCCATCACCATAACCTCGCTGGCGGAGCGGCTGTCGCTCGTCTCGACGACGTCGCTCCAGCCCGATCCCATTCCGCTTGACGTCCGCGTGGTTCTGATCGGCGACCGGTCGCTCCACATGCTCCTGACGCTGCTCGATCCCGATTTCCGCGATCTCTTCAAGGTCCAGGCGGATTTCGAGGAAGATTTCGACCGGTCGGAGGAGAACCTGACGCTGCTGGCGCGTCTCGTCGCCGCTGGGGCTCGGCGTGAAGGTCTGCGCCATCTGTCGGCAGGTGGTGTCGCGCGGCTCCTGGACGAGGCGACGCGCCGCGCGGAGGACAGCCGAAAGCTGAGCCTCCATGTCGGCGACCTTTCCGACCTGATGCGCGAGGCCGAGCATTATGCCGGCAGCGCCGGACACGACCTGATCGAAGCGACCGATGTCGAGCGGGCCGTCCGGGAAAAGGAGCGCCGGGCGTCGCGTATCCGCGACCGGATGCAGGAGGCGATCGGGCGCAACACGATCCTGATCGACACGACCGGGGCGAAAGTCGGGCAGGTCAACGGATTGTCGGTCCTCGATCTTGGCAACTACCGGTTCGGCCGGCCGTCACGGATCACCGCGCGAACCCGGATGGGGGCCGGCAAGCTCGTCGATATCGAGCGTGAGGTGGAACTGGGCGGGCCCCTGCATTCAAAGGGTGTTCTGATCCTCTCTGGCTACCTCACGTCGACCTACGCGCTTGATGTTCCGTTCTCGCTCCATGCGAGCCTCGTATTCGAGCAGAGTTACGGCGGGGTCGACGGTGACAGTGCCTCGTCGGCCGAACTTTACGCGATCCTGTCGGCCCTGTCGGGCCTGCCCGTCGATCAGGGGATCGCCGTTACCGGATCGGTCAACCAGCTGGGCGAGGTCCAGGCGATCGGCGGGGTCAACGAGAAGATCGAAGGTTTCTTCGATGTCTGCGAGCGGCGCGGGCTAACCGGTACGCAGGGCGTGCTGATCCCGAAGGCGAATGTCGAACATCTGATGCTGCGGCCGGACGTGGTCGCGGCTGCGGAAGCGGGCCGGTTCCGGGTCATGCCTGTCGAGACCATCGACGAGGGGATCGCCGTTCTCACCAACCGCGCGGCAGGGGTGCGGGGTCCGGATGGCCATTACCCGCCCGATACGGTCAATCGCCTCGTGGATGACCGCCTGCGTGGTTTCGCGGAGCTTCGCCAGCGCTACGTTCGCCCCGCCAAGGGCGAAGCGGGGGGGCAGGATTCGCCATGACCCCGCCCGATCCCAAACGCCGCCGCTTTCTGATCGGAGCAGCCTCGTTCGCGGATGCGGAAAGCGTGCTCCGTCTCGCCGAACAGATTTCCGGTGCCTTGGCGCTGGAGTTGGGAGGGTTGCTGATCGAGGACAGCAATGCCTTCGGAGATGGCGGCCCGCCGCGCGCGCGTGTTGTCACGTCTACCGGTTTCGTTGTGCCCGGTCCGTCCGCCGCGCAGGCGGGCATGATCGCGCGCGCCGAGGCGCGGGCGTTTCGCGCCGCCCTGTCGCGCCTTGCCGCCGCATGCGGCAGCGACTGGTCGTTCGAAACGCGAGCGGGAGAGCTTGTCAGCGGGCTCATCGGCGCGTCGCGAAGCTGGGATCTTGTCGCCATCGGCTATCGCCAGACGCGGCGGTCGTCGGGGCGGGTTATCCTGATCGGGGCCGGACACGGTGACGGAAGGGAGGCAGAGGCGCTGGTCGATGCGCTGGTGGCAGCTCTCGGCGTCCGGGTGGAACGAATGCCGCAGCCTAATGACGTCGATGCGTTGAACAAGTTGAGCCGCAGTCATGCGGCGGCCGTGGTTCTCGATCTGAGCGGCGGCACGATGATGCCGGAGGTCGAACTCAGGCGTCTGGTCGACGCGGCGCGCTGCCCGGTTCTCATCGTCGGGGCCGGCCACCAGACGGACACAGCCGCGTGACCTGCCACTCCGTTCAGGCGGCTGTTCCACGCGCCAGATAGGCCAGGAGGCCGTCGAGACTGCGCATTTGGGGATAGTCCGCCTCTGGCATCGGCATCGAGAGCGCCTTGCCAAGAGCGGTGACGAGATTGAGAAAGTCGAGCGAGTCGATATCGCATTCGTCGCGCAGGTCACCGTCGGGATCGATCTCGTCCGGGTCGATGTCCGGGGCGATGCGCCCGAGTTCGGTGCGGACCAGCGTTTCGATCTCGTCCTTCGTCATTGCCCCGTAACCTCCTGCAAATGCCGGTCGATGGCGCGCAGGAAAAGTGCGCCGCGATGGCCGTCGCTGACGCGGTGGTCGGCGGACAGCGTGACGGTCGTGGTGAGCGCGACAGCCAGCTTTCCGTCGCGGGCGACGGGGCGCTCGGCAGGGCTGCCGAAGCCGACGATGGCGACCTGCGGCGGCTGGATGACGCCGTAGAGCGTATCGACCCCGCGCTCCCCAAGGCTGGTGACGGTGATCGTGGCGTCCGACAGTTCTCGCGCCCGGAACCGGCCGGCCCGGACCCGGCCAAGCGTGTCGCGCATCCCGGCCATCAGAGTGTCGAGGTCGCACTCGCCCGCATCGAGGATCGCCGGGGCGACCAACCCGCCGCCGCGCAGGGCCACCGCCATTGCCGCGTGAATCTGTGCCGAGTGGCGGAAGGCACCGTCGATGAAGTGTCCGTTGAACTCGGGATACTTCTTCGCCGCGAGGATCACAGCATGAAGAAACAGCGCGCCGATCAGCAGCCTGTCTTCCGGCGCGCGGTCGGCATTCGCCCTGGCGAGGAACCCGGAGACACGGGAAAGGTCCACCGTCTGGGCCAGGTAGTAATGCGGGATCTCGCGCTTCGACCGCGCCATCGCGGCGGCGATCGCGGCGCGCATGTCCGACATCGGTGCAGGGGCAGCGGACGGGGCTTCGGCAGGTTCCTCGAGGTCGCTCAATGTGATCGCGCCGTCGGGCCCCGTGCCTTGGATACCGCGTAGTCGCGCGGCATCGAAGCCTTTCTCGTCGGCCAGCCGCCGCGCGGCGGGTGTGATCCGCAGCCGGTCCCCGGCCGGCCGCGCCGGTGCGGCGGATGTGGGGCGCGGCGCGGCTTTCGGGACGGGAGGTGTCGGTTTTGGCGCAGGCTTCCTCTCCTCTTTTGCCGCTTCGGCGGGGGCGGTGGCCTCGCTCTTCGCGCGGATGACGGCAAGCGGTGTGCCCACAGGCACCTTCGTGCCGATCTCAACCAGCGTCCGCTCCAGTGTGCCGTCCTCGAATGCCTCGATCTCGATCGCGCCCTTCTGGGTTTCAACGACCGCCACGATATCCCCTCGCGCGACCGCGTCGCCGGGCGCCTTCAGCCATTCGACGAGCGTTCCCGCCTCCATGTCTGCGCCAAGCGAGGGCATGCGGAACTCGCCCATGTCTCAGCCCTTACCGCAGAGCCGCTTCGCGGTCGCGACGATGCCGGGCACCTGCGGAATTGCGGCCTCTTCCAGATGCCGCGCATACGGCACTGGCGCCTCGACGCTGCAGACGCGGGCCAGGGGCGCGTCGAGATCGAAGAAGGCGTCTTCGGCCAGCCGCATGCCGATCTCGGCGGCAAGGCTGCCACTCTTCCAGCCCTCGTCGACCATGAGCGCCCGGTGCGTCCTGGCGACCGAAGAAAAGATGGTGTCCATATCAAGGGGCCGCAGGCTGCGCAGGTCGATCACGTCGGCCTCGATCCCGTCCTTCGCCAGTTCCCCGGCGGCGTCGAGCGTCTTCCAGAGCGATCCGCCATAGGTGATCAGCGTGATGTCCCGCCCTTCACGGCGAATGGCCGCGCGGTCGATATCGACCGCCCCCGCGTTCTCGGCGAGATCCCCGGTCATGTTGTAAAGCATGACATTCTCGAAGATCAGCACCGGGTCGGGGTCCTGCAACGCGGTCCAGAGCATGCCCCGCGCATCTTCCAGCGTTGCCGGCGCAAGCACCCGGATGCCGGGGATATGCGCGAACCAGCCTTCGAGCGAATGCGAATGCTGCGCGGCAAGCTGGCGGCCTGCACCGGTCGCCATGCGGATCACGACGGGCACGCCGAAGGCGTTGTTCGACATGTGCCGGTAGGTGGCGGCGGTGTTCAGGATCTGGTCGAGCGCCAGGAGCGAGAAGTTGACCGTCATCACCTCGACGATCGGCCGCATCCCGGCCACCGAGGCGCCGATGCCGGCACCGGTGAAACCCGATTCCGAAAGCGGCGTGTCGCGGATGCGATCAGGTCCGAACTTGCCCAGCAACCCCTTGCTGACGGCGTAGCACCCGCCATAGCG
It encodes the following:
- the tdh gene encoding L-threonine 3-dehydrogenase, whose protein sequence is MKALAKTKPEVGLWMEHRPVPEIGPDDVLIRIRKTGICGTDIHIWNWDEWAARTVPVGLVTGHEFAGEIVEIGRNVEGLSIGQRCSGEGHLIGKQSRQSRAGKFHLDPATRGIGVNEQGAFAEYLKLPAFNVVPLPDEIDDEIGAILDPLGNAVHTALSFDLVGEDVLITGAGPIGIMAAAVARHVGARHVVITDVNQDRLDLAAKVADVVPVNVAKQDLKDVEGVLKMKEGFDVGMEMSGNQVALDQMVENLVMGGRIAMLGIPPGKSPVDWSRIVFKAITIKGVYGREIFETWYKMIAMLENGLDIRRVITHRFPVDRFADGFEVMRSGKSGKVVLDWT
- a CDS encoding aminotransferase class V-fold PLP-dependent enzyme; the encoded protein is MPDDLARHFLLNPGVTFLNHGSYGACPRPVMEAYRDWQERLEAQPVAFMDPAHLTERFSEVRIALGAEIGADPDDLVWVTNATAGLNIVARSLDLGPGDEVLTTDHEYSALTKTWAFVAGRAGAVIRPVRIPLPLTEEAFADALRKAITDRTKVLFLSHITSPTALVFPIAGIVAEARARGIVTIIDGAHAPGHIPLDVTALGADYYVGNCHKWLMAPKGTAFLHSRPAMQALLDPRVISHGWTEAGESPGPFGGSAFLDRFQFQGTRDPSAWLAVPAAIRFRNDHDWGAVSARCGALAQEIAAEFAGITGLPALAAPEVSAPQMIAMPIPDCDTEKLHRDLLSRYGIEIPVLRWAGRCFVRLSIQGYNRPEDGRTLLAAVRDLLDLR
- a CDS encoding fumarylacetoacetate hydrolase family protein, with translation MSEHPLRLSAADILPTDPTARLVGRVWSAARGGPCPVLVRDGEVLDLSDLSPTMSGLLDRADLSGDLGGAFPSLGPLDGYLDGGGDRGSLGRLLAPCDLQAIKAAGVTFAGSMIERVIEERAKGEAGRADAIRAELAAILGGNLKGVVPGSEKAAEIKAHLQKNGMWSQYLEVGIGPDAEVFTKGQPMSAVGCGADIGVHRASDWNNPEPEVVLAVDSTGRIRGATLGNDVNLRDVEGRSALLLGKAKDNNGAAAIGPFIRLFDEAFGLARISELQLSLNVTGNDGFALSGASNMAEISRQPADIAAQTCNRSHQYPDGFMLFLGTMFAPTKDRGGAGQGFTHHYGDRVEIASDPLGRLINIVRPCDEIEPWTFGARALMENLAARGMLGP
- a CDS encoding Lon protease family protein, which produces MTPDNEIQRGLAAAALRTVCDPAILPFRSTDELEGLDCLVGQDRAMDAIRLAVQIAHCDFNLFVLGPNGMGRHRAVRDLLQRHAKSMPVPDDWAYVNNFDAPDKPKALRLPPGTAQRLRTAMQGLVDDLAVEIPSLFESEEYQTQRRALDEEYGDRQETAMADFADKAKAENVALMRTPMGFMLAAIRDGKVVKTEDYNKLDEDAQKEIDEKIARLQEDLAEVLRDAPKLDRELRGKVEALHAEMAERAVSARVKDLDEGFAGIEAVQDFLADVRKDMIANAEIFLAARADANSGPFPDAIRKYHREPPFERYVVNVMVSREETNGTGAPLVIEELPTLDHLAGRIEHASQMGALITNFTMIKPGALHRANGGFLVLDARRVFTEPYAWDALTRCLKSRSITITSLAERLSLVSTTSLQPDPIPLDVRVVLIGDRSLHMLLTLLDPDFRDLFKVQADFEEDFDRSEENLTLLARLVAAGARREGLRHLSAGGVARLLDEATRRAEDSRKLSLHVGDLSDLMREAEHYAGSAGHDLIEATDVERAVREKERRASRIRDRMQEAIGRNTILIDTTGAKVGQVNGLSVLDLGNYRFGRPSRITARTRMGAGKLVDIEREVELGGPLHSKGVLILSGYLTSTYALDVPFSLHASLVFEQSYGGVDGDSASSAELYAILSALSGLPVDQGIAVTGSVNQLGEVQAIGGVNEKIEGFFDVCERRGLTGTQGVLIPKANVEHLMLRPDVVAAAEAGRFRVMPVETIDEGIAVLTNRAAGVRGPDGHYPPDTVNRLVDDRLRGFAELRQRYVRPAKGEAGGQDSP
- a CDS encoding acyl carrier protein, with amino-acid sequence MTKDEIETLVRTELGRIAPDIDPDEIDPDGDLRDECDIDSLDFLNLVTALGKALSMPMPEADYPQMRSLDGLLAYLARGTAA
- a CDS encoding dihydrolipoamide acetyltransferase family protein, yielding MGEFRMPSLGADMEAGTLVEWLKAPGDAVARGDIVAVVETQKGAIEIEAFEDGTLERTLVEIGTKVPVGTPLAVIRAKSEATAPAEAAKEERKPAPKPTPPVPKAAPRPTSAAPARPAGDRLRITPAARRLADEKGFDAARLRGIQGTGPDGAITLSDLEEPAEAPSAAPAPMSDMRAAIAAAMARSKREIPHYYLAQTVDLSRVSGFLARANADRAPEDRLLIGALFLHAVILAAKKYPEFNGHFIDGAFRHSAQIHAAMAVALRGGGLVAPAILDAGECDLDTLMAGMRDTLGRVRAGRFRARELSDATITVTSLGERGVDTLYGVIQPPQVAIVGFGSPAERPVARDGKLAVALTTTVTLSADHRVSDGHRGALFLRAIDRHLQEVTGQ